The Coffea arabica cultivar ET-39 chromosome 2c, Coffea Arabica ET-39 HiFi, whole genome shotgun sequence genome includes the window aaaatattattttattttattttttaaaaaataaaataattatttttttatttttttcgagctcgagctcgagttcgagatcgactcgagctcggctcaacttgattcgagtcgagctcgagcttgaaaattgccggctcgtcgagctcgaactcgagttcgagtttggtaaaatttagtcgagactcggctcgattagctcaaaactcgactcggctcggctcgtttgcagccctatgaggaacctttttttttttttttttttgaaaagcttTAGGAACCCAAATTCTACATTGTCAAATTATTATTGCCTTCTGATCTAAAGTAAATTTATAAGGCAACTTTGGTAGAAAGCAAACCCAAATTCTACAACATTGaattaatgtttttttttatttaaagtaaATTTATATACACCGACAACTTCACATAAGGGAGATTTAAAAATTAGACAATATGTGAGGAGctatttcttaaaaaaaaaaaaagaaactcctgtttggattgtattttatGTGTTATAGCAATTTaattatatgaaataaaaaataattaaaaatgtgtttataaaaaacctaaaaattttttttagtaaaCTTCCAAACAAGTCCACTATAATAAGTACAGCATAACATCTATACAAGTTgacatttgacaaaaaaaaaaaaaaaaaaaaaaggtacagcATAACGATGGGCAAATGCGTAAATTTAATTGCTAAGGGAGAAAACACTGATGCGAATTATGATTCCCTAATCCCTAAAACCCTAACCATAAACCCCATTTGTCTTTCATCTCCAGGCTCAGATAAATCCGATTCGTCGCTCCTTCAATCCTGCCGCTGATTTGAGAAAATCTCGTATTGGGGATGGCTCGTTTCCGGAATGtaagtttttcgattttctagGCTCTGATTCTTTTCACGAAACGTTGCTTCAATTGTAGCTTACAAACCTTATTGATTCTAATGGAGTTTAATTTGTCCTGGAAAAATGGATTCAGAAGAAGGGGAAACGTTAATGATTTACTGtaatttgatttttcatggaCCCTAGCTTATTGTGTATGCGAACCAACTTTACTGATTGTAAtttggttcaatttttttttttttttgtaaatttttttttaccgaAAATTGGATTCAGAAAAAGAGGAAGGTGTTTGTGAAGCCGGTTGCGAAGAAGCAGCCAAGTGTGGATCATGTAACTGGAGAAAAGATTCCCAAAAGCTTTGTGTTTTCTAGGGGAAAATTACCTGGTCCTCTCAGACAGCTGCAAATGGACTTGAGAAAGTTGATGCTTCCTTTCACTGCTCTCAAGCTCAAAGTAAGTTAGATGCTTAATTTGCTCAAACCAATTTATTGCTGCTAGTTTTTTCATTGTTTTGTGCATCTGACAGTGTCTTTCGATTATTTCGTTTGCATCTCACATGTTTTAACAACGTAGAAAGTTATTTGCAAGTTATTTGGAGAATCTCTATCAGAAAGCAATTTTGTCTGCTTCATTTTTATTGTACATTGTGATCTTGTTTGTTAGTTAGTTCTTTGATTTGTTCTTGCTATTACAGGAGAAGAAGCGAAATAATCTCAAAGACTTTTTGAATGTTGCCGGGCCTATGGGTGTCACTCATTTCCTTATCCTATCAAAAACGGAGTCTGCACCATACTTGAGGGTTGCTAGAACTCCCCAGGGCCCTACTATCACGTTCAAGATACAGGAATACTCATTGGCATCTGATATTGCGCAATCTCAGCTGCGCCCAAGATGCCCTCAAGATCTTTTCAAGAATTCACCCTTGGTATATTTTCTCTTAACACTGCTGTTATAAGAATGACATTGCTCACTGGTTTGTCCGCTTTTGTGTCTTGTGCATTGTACGAATCATTAGTATATCAGGGATTGCTGCACGTAGCTTTTGTTCAACATTTTGTTGGTCATGGCACTTTTTTATTTGCTAAGCTTGTGAATGAATGATGCAGATTGTGCTTTCTGGTTTTGGCACTGGAGAGCAGCATCTAAAGCTTACAACTATCATGTTCCAGAATATCTTTCCTGCTATTGACATAAACACTGTGAGTAAAGATGTATGATCAAAAAAGTTCTGGCATTGGGGCTATTTCCCTTTTTCTCATGCTCTGCCTACTGCAGGTCAAACTTTCCTCTTGCCAAAGAATTGTGTTGCTTAATTACAATAAAGACACGAAGCTTATTGATTTCCGCCATTACTCAATCAGATTACAACCTGTTGGCGTCTCGCGCAGAATTAGAAAATTTGTACAAAATCATCAAGTGCCTGATTTAAGAACTCTTCAAGATGTGAGCGATTTTGTGACAAAGTatctttcctctctctctctctctctctctctctcacacacacacacacgtacACTCAACTCTAGGCGTGCGTGTTTACGCTTCTGCATATTGTTTAAAACTGAGGATATTTTGTGAAagattttaacatatttaaTAATCTATGAGTGAGCTTCATCTGAGACTCAGGG containing:
- the LOC113727216 gene encoding peter Pan-like protein; this translates as MARFRNKKRKVFVKPVAKKQPSVDHVTGEKIPKSFVFSRGKLPGPLRQLQMDLRKLMLPFTALKLKEKKRNNLKDFLNVAGPMGVTHFLILSKTESAPYLRVARTPQGPTITFKIQEYSLASDIAQSQLRPRCPQDLFKNSPLIVLSGFGTGEQHLKLTTIMFQNIFPAIDINTVKLSSCQRIVLLNYNKDTKLIDFRHYSIRLQPVGVSRRIRKFVQNHQVPDLRTLQDVSDFVTKAGYGSESEADDEAVTVSLAADLGRANRVSTKSAVKLQEIGPRMTLQLMKIEEGLCSGVVIFSEYGNSNAKEKQDKKERKEGEDGDDEDNDEDSKEEEDNDDETEDFNEEEE